The following proteins are co-located in the Mesorhizobium sp. M1E.F.Ca.ET.045.02.1.1 genome:
- the rplR gene encoding 50S ribosomal protein L18 has product MASPKEITQRRAQRVRRQLKKVAGARPRLSVHRTSKNIYVQVIDDAQGRTLAAASTLEKDLKGSLKTGADTAAAAAVGKLIAERAAKAGVKEVVFDRGAYIYHGRVKALAEAAREGGLSF; this is encoded by the coding sequence ATGGCAAGCCCGAAAGAAATCACCCAGCGCCGCGCGCAGCGCGTGCGCCGCCAGCTCAAGAAGGTCGCCGGCGCGCGTCCGCGTCTCTCGGTGCACCGCACCTCGAAGAACATCTACGTCCAGGTCATCGACGACGCGCAGGGCCGCACGCTGGCCGCCGCCTCGACGCTGGAGAAGGACCTCAAGGGTTCGCTCAAGACCGGCGCCGACACCGCTGCCGCTGCTGCTGTCGGCAAGCTGATCGCCGAGCGCGCCGCGAAGGCCGGCGTCAAGGAAGTCGTCTTCGACCGTGGCGCCTACATCTATCATGGCCGCGTCAAGGCGCTGGCCGAGGCCGCCCGCGAGGGTGGGCTTAGCTTCTGA
- the rpsM gene encoding 30S ribosomal protein S13 — MARIAGVNIPTNKRVVIALQYIHGIGKKFAQEIVDKVGIPADRRVNQLTDAEVLQIRETIDRDYQVEGDLRREVSMNIKRLMDLGCYRGLRHRRSLPVRGQRTHTNARTRKGPAKAIAGKKK; from the coding sequence ATGGCTCGTATAGCCGGCGTCAACATTCCGACCAACAAGCGCGTCGTCATCGCGCTTCAGTACATTCACGGCATCGGCAAGAAGTTTGCCCAGGAGATCGTCGACAAGGTCGGCATCCCGGCGGACCGCCGCGTCAACCAGCTGACCGACGCGGAAGTGCTGCAGATCCGCGAGACGATCGACCGCGACTATCAGGTCGAAGGCGACCTGCGCCGCGAAGTCTCGATGAACATCAAGCGGCTCATGGACCTCGGCTGCTACCGCGGCCTGCGTCACCGCCGCTCGCTGCCAGTCCGCGGCCAGCGCACGCACACCAATGCGCGCACCCGCAAGGGCCCGGCCAAGGCGATCGCCGGCAAGAAGAAGTAA
- the rplQ gene encoding 50S ribosomal protein L17, whose amino-acid sequence MRHGFKGRRFARSVSHRKSMFANLAVSLIEHEQIVTTLPKAKDLRPIVEKLVTLGKRGDLHARRQVIAQIGNEPVVKRLFETIAPRYAQRNGGYLRIMKAGFRKGDNAAMAVIEFVDRDTSAKGAADRARLEAEGGNEEAAAA is encoded by the coding sequence ATGCGCCACGGTTTCAAAGGCCGTCGCTTCGCCCGCAGCGTAAGCCACCGCAAGTCGATGTTCGCCAACCTCGCCGTGTCGCTGATCGAGCACGAGCAGATCGTCACCACCCTGCCGAAGGCGAAGGACCTGCGTCCGATCGTCGAGAAGCTGGTGACGCTCGGCAAGCGCGGCGACCTGCACGCCCGTCGTCAGGTCATCGCCCAGATCGGCAACGAGCCGGTCGTGAAGCGCCTATTCGAGACGATTGCGCCGCGTTACGCGCAGCGCAACGGTGGCTATCTGCGCATCATGAAGGCGGGCTTCCGCAAGGGCGACAACGCCGCGATGGCGGTGATCGAGTTCGTCGACCGCGACACCTCGGCCAAGGGCGCAGCCGACCGCGCCCGCCTCGAGGCCGAAGGCGGCAACGAGGAAGCCGCGGCCGCCTGA
- the rplO gene encoding 50S ribosomal protein L15 — MKLNDLRDKDGATHSRKRLGRGIGSGSGKTAGRGVKGQKARSGVAINGFEGGQMPLYRRLPKRGFNNLFGKSFTVVSLARIQAAVDAKKLDAKATVTAEALIAAGVIRRAKDGVRVLSDGELKAKLSFDVAGASKAAIEKIEKAGGSVKLPEAAAAE; from the coding sequence ATGAAACTCAACGATCTGCGTGACAAGGACGGCGCCACGCATTCCAGGAAGCGCCTCGGTCGCGGCATCGGCTCCGGCTCGGGCAAGACCGCCGGTCGCGGCGTCAAGGGCCAGAAGGCGCGCTCCGGCGTCGCCATCAACGGCTTCGAGGGCGGCCAGATGCCGCTCTACCGTCGCCTGCCGAAGCGCGGCTTCAACAACCTGTTCGGCAAGAGCTTCACCGTCGTGTCGCTCGCCCGCATCCAGGCTGCTGTCGATGCCAAGAAGCTCGATGCCAAGGCGACCGTGACGGCCGAGGCCCTGATTGCCGCCGGCGTCATCCGCCGCGCCAAGGACGGCGTGCGCGTTCTCTCCGACGGCGAGCTCAAGGCCAAGCTCAGCTTCGACGTCGCCGGTGCCTCCAAGGCGGCGATCGAGAAGATCGAGAAGGCCGGCGGTTCGGTGAAGCTGCCGGAAGCGGCCGCCGCCGAGTAA
- the rplF gene encoding 50S ribosomal protein L6, translated as MSRIGKKPVSLPQGVSATVNGQTVTAKGPKGELKFVVNDEVLVKMEGSEIAVEPRDQSKTARSKWGMSRTQIVNILQGVKDGFEKKLEITGVGYRAAMQGKNLQLALGFSHDVVYETPQGITISVPKPTEITVSGIDKQQVGQVAAEIREYRGPEPYKGKGVRYADERIVRKEGKKK; from the coding sequence ATGTCTCGTATCGGAAAGAAACCCGTTTCGCTGCCGCAGGGCGTCTCCGCGACCGTCAACGGCCAGACCGTGACGGCGAAGGGCCCCAAGGGCGAGCTGAAGTTCGTGGTGAACGACGAAGTGCTGGTCAAGATGGAAGGCAGCGAGATCGCTGTCGAGCCGCGCGACCAGTCGAAGACCGCCCGTTCCAAATGGGGCATGTCGCGCACGCAGATCGTCAACATCCTGCAGGGCGTGAAGGACGGCTTCGAGAAGAAGCTCGAGATCACCGGCGTCGGCTATCGTGCCGCCATGCAGGGCAAGAACCTGCAGCTCGCGCTCGGCTTCAGCCACGACGTGGTCTATGAGACGCCGCAGGGCATCACGATCTCAGTGCCGAAGCCGACCGAAATCACGGTCTCCGGCATCGACAAGCAGCAGGTCGGCCAGGTCGCCGCCGAGATCCGCGAATATCGCGGACCGGAGCCCTATAAGGGCAAGGGCGTGCGCTATGCCGACGAGCGGATCGTCCGCAAGGAAGGCAAGAAGAAGTAA
- the rpsE gene encoding 30S ribosomal protein S5 translates to MAQERREGGRGREREREERDDGMVDKLVHINRVAKVVKGGRRFGFAALVVVGDQKGRVGFGHGKAREVPEAIRKATESAKRDMIFVPLRSGRTLHHDVEGRWGAGRVLLRAAKQGTGIIAGGPMRAVFETLGMHDVVAKSMGSSNPYNMVRATFDALKSQMHPKDVAAARGIKYSTLQARRGTAVATEE, encoded by the coding sequence ATGGCACAGGAACGTAGGGAAGGCGGCCGCGGCCGCGAGCGTGAGCGCGAAGAGCGCGACGACGGTATGGTGGACAAGCTCGTCCACATCAACCGCGTCGCCAAGGTGGTGAAGGGCGGCCGTCGCTTCGGCTTTGCCGCTCTCGTCGTCGTCGGCGACCAGAAGGGCCGCGTCGGCTTCGGCCACGGCAAGGCGCGCGAAGTGCCGGAGGCGATCCGCAAGGCGACCGAGTCGGCCAAGCGCGACATGATTTTCGTGCCGCTGCGCTCGGGCCGCACGCTGCATCACGACGTCGAGGGCCGCTGGGGCGCCGGACGCGTTCTGCTGCGCGCCGCCAAGCAGGGTACCGGCATCATCGCGGGTGGCCCAATGCGCGCCGTCTTCGAGACGCTCGGCATGCATGACGTGGTCGCCAAGTCGATGGGTTCGTCGAACCCCTACAACATGGTTCGCGCCACCTTCGACGCGCTGAAGAGCCAGATGCATCCGAAGGATGTGGCTGCCGCGCGCGGCATCAAGTATTCGACCCTTCAGGCTCGCCGCGGCACCGCCGTTGCGACCGAAGAATAG
- a CDS encoding DegQ family serine endoprotease: MHLKRLFLIAVCALAAFAGAPAVRQASAEDAAKPADPGLSDVLTDLLHGVEGENATSGPDKRVPFGREEVQLSFAPLVKQTAPAVVNVYASQTAKVTSPFEGDPFFEEFFGRAQPRAQSSLGSGVLVDPSGVIVTNYHVIKDADEVKVATADGREFTSKVMLKDETLDLAVLKISADKPFPVIAIGDSDALEVGDLVLAIGNPFGVGQTTTSGIVSALARSHIGVSDSGYFIQTDAAINPGNSGGALINMGGQLVGINTAIYSRSGGSIGIGFAIPANMVRAFADAAKAGLDFFERPYIGAEFEAVTPQIAESLGIEKPTGALVSSVDAAGPAGKAGLKPGDVVLSLNNTPVESIEALDYRMATLSIGSKATFAVLSKGQQATLEISLERAPEGAKPTEMTLHGRSPFAGAKVAELSPRLAQRLGLRTDLKGVTVVDINRDSPAADFGFQPGDIVREVNGTSIDTAATLAQIAQQDTRWWRFTVERGGQTLRQVLRY, translated from the coding sequence ATGCACCTCAAACGGCTGTTTCTCATTGCAGTTTGCGCGCTTGCCGCTTTCGCCGGGGCGCCGGCCGTCAGACAGGCATCGGCCGAGGACGCCGCCAAGCCGGCAGACCCCGGCCTCTCCGACGTGCTGACCGATCTGCTGCATGGCGTCGAAGGCGAGAACGCCACCTCGGGCCCTGACAAGCGCGTGCCGTTCGGCCGCGAGGAGGTGCAGCTTTCCTTCGCGCCGCTGGTCAAGCAGACGGCGCCTGCCGTGGTCAATGTCTACGCCTCGCAGACCGCCAAGGTGACCTCGCCCTTCGAGGGCGATCCCTTCTTCGAGGAGTTCTTCGGCCGCGCCCAGCCGCGTGCGCAGTCCTCGCTGGGCTCCGGCGTGCTGGTCGATCCGAGCGGCGTCATCGTCACCAACTACCATGTCATCAAGGACGCCGACGAGGTAAAGGTCGCGACCGCCGACGGGCGCGAGTTCACCTCGAAGGTCATGCTGAAGGACGAGACGCTCGATCTCGCCGTGCTCAAGATCTCGGCCGACAAGCCGTTCCCGGTGATCGCCATCGGCGATTCGGATGCGCTCGAGGTCGGCGACCTGGTGCTGGCCATCGGCAATCCGTTCGGCGTCGGCCAGACCACCACCAGCGGCATTGTTTCTGCACTTGCCCGCAGCCATATCGGGGTCTCGGATTCCGGCTATTTCATCCAGACCGACGCCGCCATCAATCCCGGCAATTCCGGTGGCGCGCTGATCAACATGGGCGGCCAACTGGTCGGCATCAACACGGCGATCTACAGCCGCAGCGGCGGCTCGATCGGCATCGGTTTCGCTATTCCCGCCAACATGGTGCGCGCCTTCGCCGACGCCGCCAAGGCCGGACTCGACTTCTTCGAGCGGCCCTATATCGGCGCCGAATTCGAGGCCGTTACGCCGCAGATCGCGGAATCGCTCGGTATCGAAAAGCCGACCGGCGCGCTGGTTTCGTCGGTCGATGCGGCCGGCCCTGCCGGCAAGGCGGGCTTAAAACCCGGCGACGTCGTGCTGTCGCTCAACAATACGCCGGTCGAAAGCATCGAGGCGCTGGACTACCGCATGGCGACGCTGTCGATCGGCTCCAAGGCGACCTTCGCCGTGCTGAGCAAAGGCCAGCAGGCGACGCTGGAGATCTCTCTGGAGCGGGCGCCGGAAGGCGCCAAGCCGACCGAGATGACGCTGCATGGCCGCAGCCCCTTCGCCGGCGCCAAGGTGGCGGAGCTGTCGCCGCGCCTTGCCCAGCGGCTCGGCCTGCGCACCGACTTGAAGGGCGTCACCGTGGTCGACATCAATCGCGATTCACCCGCCGCCGATTTCGGCTTCCAGCCGGGCGATATCGTACGCGAGGTGAACGGCACGAGCATCGATACAGCGGCGACGCTGGCACAAATTGCCCAGCAGGACACGCGCTGGTGGCGCTTTACCGTCGAGCGTGGCGGGCAGACACTGCGCCAGGTGTTGCGCTACTGA
- a CDS encoding adenylate kinase yields the protein MRLILLGPPGAGKGTQAQRLVDKHGIPQLSTGDMLRAAVQAGTEVGKRAKAVMDAGELVSDAIVNAIVAERIDQPDCARGFILDGYPRTLIQADAVEAMLSERNIALDCVIELVVDDKALVGRIVKRAEDAQAAGQPVRKDDNPAVFEERLREYYKKTAPLTGYYYAKGRLKTVDGMASIDGVTAEIEKVLAATAR from the coding sequence ATGAGGCTGATATTGCTTGGGCCGCCAGGAGCGGGCAAGGGGACGCAAGCACAGAGACTGGTAGACAAACATGGCATACCCCAGCTTTCGACGGGTGACATGCTGCGTGCCGCCGTCCAGGCCGGAACCGAGGTCGGCAAGCGTGCCAAGGCTGTAATGGATGCCGGCGAGCTGGTGTCGGATGCGATCGTCAACGCGATCGTCGCCGAACGGATCGACCAGCCCGATTGCGCCAGAGGCTTCATCCTCGACGGATATCCGCGCACGCTGATACAGGCCGATGCCGTGGAGGCTATGCTTTCGGAGCGCAATATTGCGCTGGACTGTGTCATCGAGCTCGTCGTCGACGACAAGGCGCTGGTGGGACGCATCGTCAAGCGCGCTGAGGATGCCCAGGCCGCAGGCCAGCCTGTACGCAAGGACGACAACCCGGCTGTGTTCGAGGAGCGCCTGCGGGAATATTACAAGAAGACGGCGCCGCTGACCGGCTATTATTACGCCAAAGGCAGGCTGAAGACCGTCGATGGCATGGCCAGTATCGACGGGGTGACCGCGGAGATCGAGAAGGTGCTCGCGGCGACGGCGAGGTAG
- the rpmD gene encoding 50S ribosomal protein L30, which yields MAKKATKTITVEQIGSPIRRPKEQRATLVGLGLNKMHKRRTLEDTPSVRGMIAAVQHLVRVVDEA from the coding sequence ATGGCCAAGAAAGCTACCAAGACCATTACCGTCGAGCAGATCGGTTCGCCGATCCGCCGGCCGAAGGAGCAGCGCGCGACGCTGGTCGGCCTCGGCCTCAACAAGATGCACAAGCGGCGCACGCTGGAAGATACCCCTTCCGTGCGCGGCATGATCGCCGCCGTCCAGCACCTCGTCCGCGTCGTGGACGAGGCCTGA
- the rpsK gene encoding 30S ribosomal protein S11, with amino-acid sequence MAKEAARVRRRERKNISSGVAHVNSTFNNTMITITDAQGNSIAWSSAGAQGFKGSRKSTPFAAQMAAEDVAKKAQEHGMRMLEVEVCGPGSGRESALRALQAAGFTITSIRDVTPIPHNGCRPRKKRRV; translated from the coding sequence ATGGCCAAGGAAGCCGCTCGTGTTCGCCGCCGCGAACGCAAGAACATCTCGTCGGGCGTTGCCCACGTCAATTCGACCTTCAACAATACGATGATCACTATCACCGACGCGCAGGGCAATTCGATTGCCTGGTCGTCGGCCGGCGCCCAGGGCTTCAAGGGTTCGCGCAAGTCGACCCCGTTCGCCGCCCAGATGGCTGCCGAGGACGTCGCCAAGAAGGCCCAGGAACACGGCATGCGCATGCTTGAGGTCGAGGTCTGCGGACCCGGCTCCGGTCGCGAATCGGCGCTGCGCGCCCTGCAGGCGGCCGGCTTCACCATCACCTCGATCCGTGATGTGACGCCGATCCCGCACAATGGCTGCCGCCCGCGTAAGAAGCGCCGCGTCTAA
- the secY gene encoding preprotein translocase subunit SecY, producing MASAAEQLASNLNFAAFAKAEDLKKRIWFTIGALLVYRLGTYIPLPGINPDAFAQAFSSQSKGVLGMFNMFAGGAVQRMAIFALGIMPYISASIIMQLMTSVIPSLEALKKEGEQGRKIINQYTRYGTVLLALVQAYGISIGLEGGNGIVNDPGMFFRISTVVTLVGGTMFLMWLGEQITARGIGNGISLIIFSGIVAGLPRAISGTLELGRTGALSTGLILAIIVLAVVVIGVIVFFERAQRRLLIQYPKRQVGNRMFQGDTSHLPLKLNTSGVIPPIFASSLLLLPATVAGFSQTTNLPAWASTILASLGHGQPLYMVFYAAMIIFFAFFYTAIVFNPKDTADQLKKHSGFIPGYRPGERTAEYIDYVLTRITVIGAVYLVLVCLLPEFLISATGVPFYLGGTSLLIVVSVTLDTVAQIQGHLIAHQYEGLIKKSKLRGGKRSR from the coding sequence ATGGCTTCGGCTGCTGAACAACTAGCCTCCAATCTGAATTTTGCGGCCTTCGCCAAGGCCGAGGATCTGAAGAAGCGCATCTGGTTCACCATCGGCGCGCTGCTCGTCTACCGCCTCGGCACCTACATCCCGCTTCCCGGCATCAATCCCGACGCTTTCGCGCAGGCCTTCTCCTCGCAAAGCAAGGGCGTGCTCGGCATGTTCAACATGTTTGCCGGCGGCGCCGTGCAGCGCATGGCGATCTTCGCGCTGGGCATCATGCCCTACATCTCCGCCTCCATCATCATGCAGCTCATGACCTCGGTCATCCCGTCGCTGGAAGCGCTGAAGAAGGAGGGCGAGCAGGGCCGCAAGATCATCAACCAGTACACGCGCTACGGCACGGTGCTGCTCGCTCTGGTGCAGGCCTACGGCATTTCGATCGGCCTCGAGGGCGGCAATGGCATCGTCAACGATCCCGGCATGTTCTTCCGCATCTCGACGGTTGTCACGCTCGTCGGCGGCACCATGTTCCTGATGTGGCTCGGCGAGCAGATCACCGCCCGTGGCATCGGCAACGGCATTTCGCTGATCATCTTCTCGGGCATCGTCGCCGGCCTGCCGCGCGCCATCTCCGGCACGCTGGAACTCGGCCGCACCGGCGCGCTGTCCACCGGCCTCATTCTCGCGATCATCGTGCTCGCGGTCGTCGTCATCGGTGTCATCGTCTTCTTCGAGCGCGCCCAGCGGCGCCTGCTCATCCAGTATCCGAAGCGTCAGGTCGGCAACCGCATGTTCCAGGGCGACACCTCGCACCTGCCGCTGAAGCTCAACACCTCGGGCGTCATCCCGCCGATCTTCGCCTCCTCGCTGCTGCTTCTGCCGGCAACGGTCGCTGGCTTCTCGCAGACGACGAACCTGCCGGCCTGGGCGAGCACGATTCTGGCCTCCCTCGGCCACGGCCAACCGCTCTACATGGTGTTCTACGCGGCGATGATCATCTTCTTCGCCTTCTTCTACACGGCGATCGTCTTCAACCCGAAGGACACGGCCGACCAGCTCAAGAAGCATTCCGGCTTCATCCCGGGCTACCGGCCGGGCGAGCGCACCGCCGAATATATCGACTATGTTCTGACGCGTATCACCGTCATCGGCGCCGTCTACCTGGTGCTGGTGTGTCTGCTGCCCGAGTTCCTGATTTCAGCGACTGGCGTACCTTTCTACCTCGGTGGCACATCGCTTCTGATCGTGGTCAGTGTCACGCTCGACACGGTGGCGCAGATTCAGGGTCACCTGATCGCGCACCAGTATGAGGGCCTGATCAAGAAGTCGAAGTTGCGTGGGGGTAAGAGGAGCAGATGA
- a CDS encoding aspartyl/asparaginyl beta-hydroxylase domain-containing protein has translation MTKQTVKTLRKAATAVLLLALGFYFIPILTTILIVCGLIDIMRNDEKNWKLFDRYFLGNGLFTWLLSPFNLIVDLLCYRNHGVWKLDQFPEDYQREINEVLGVFKSRKDEIIADIDANFGTGRRGMYVYQWYGKHKIDNVPEFNKDFKYIKTIAVSVFSGRESTSWHFGPLRLSLRILYNLIPVKAEIFVQCGSKKNYWYDNPLFIFDDTLFHRSVNEYDGRRYCVFVDIVRPSPFPGLIAGMLAVVSVSVERINSVFYKNWKMIGSSKPKKAAAN, from the coding sequence ATGACAAAGCAAACCGTTAAGACCCTTCGTAAGGCTGCGACCGCAGTCCTGCTTCTTGCGCTCGGCTTCTACTTCATCCCGATCCTGACGACGATCCTCATCGTCTGCGGCCTGATCGACATCATGCGCAATGACGAGAAGAACTGGAAGCTGTTCGACCGCTATTTCCTCGGCAACGGCCTGTTCACCTGGCTGCTTTCACCGTTCAACCTGATTGTGGACCTTCTCTGCTACAGGAACCACGGCGTCTGGAAGCTTGACCAGTTTCCTGAAGACTACCAGCGTGAGATCAACGAGGTTCTGGGCGTCTTCAAGTCGCGCAAGGACGAGATCATCGCCGACATCGACGCCAATTTCGGCACCGGCCGGCGCGGCATGTATGTCTATCAGTGGTACGGCAAGCACAAGATCGACAACGTTCCCGAATTCAACAAGGACTTCAAATACATCAAGACAATTGCCGTCTCGGTCTTCAGCGGCCGTGAATCGACCTCCTGGCATTTCGGGCCGCTCCGGCTCAGCCTGCGCATCCTCTACAATCTGATCCCGGTGAAGGCCGAGATCTTCGTCCAGTGCGGCAGCAAGAAGAACTACTGGTACGACAATCCGCTGTTCATCTTCGACGACACGCTCTTCCACCGCTCGGTCAATGAATATGACGGACGCCGCTATTGCGTCTTCGTCGATATCGTCCGCCCGTCTCCGTTCCCCGGCCTGATCGCGGGCATGCTTGCTGTCGTCTCGGTCAGCGTCGAGCGCATCAATTCCGTCTTCTACAAGAACTGGAAGATGATCGGCTCGTCCAAGCCCAAGAAGGCCGCCGCCAACTGA
- a CDS encoding replication-associated recombination protein A, which yields MADLFSSDEPEKAPPGRPLADRLRPKNLGEVVGQEHLTGPDGALTRLIDSGSLGSMIFWGPPGTGKTTVARLLAGETNLAFEQISAVFSGVADLKKVFEAAKLRRANGRQTLLFVDEIHRFNRAQQDGFLPVMEDGTVVLVGATTENPSFELNAALLSRARVLVFRSLGEESIAKLLARAEETEGRALPLDEEARAMLIRMSDGDGRASLTLAEEVWRAAKPGEVFGPEGLQRVIQRRAPIYDKGQDGHYNLISALHKSVRGSDPDAALYYLARMFDAGEDPLYLGRRLVRMAVEDIGLADPQALVIANAAKDAYDYLGSPEGELAFAEAAVYLATAPKSNAVYTAFKAATQAAKEFGSLLPPKHILNAPTKLMKEEDYGAGYRYDHDEPDAFSGQDYFPEKMGRRTFYDPPERGFERDIRKRLEYWAKLRKERE from the coding sequence ATGGCTGACCTGTTCAGTTCCGATGAACCGGAGAAAGCGCCGCCCGGGCGGCCGCTGGCCGATCGGCTGCGTCCGAAGAACCTTGGCGAGGTCGTCGGTCAGGAGCATCTGACCGGGCCGGACGGCGCGCTGACACGCCTGATCGATTCCGGCTCGCTCGGTTCGATGATCTTCTGGGGGCCGCCCGGCACCGGCAAGACGACGGTTGCGCGGCTCTTGGCTGGCGAAACCAATCTTGCCTTCGAGCAGATATCGGCGGTGTTCTCCGGCGTCGCCGACCTGAAGAAAGTGTTCGAGGCGGCGAAGCTGCGCCGCGCCAATGGCCGCCAGACGCTGCTCTTCGTCGACGAGATCCATCGCTTCAACCGTGCCCAGCAGGACGGCTTTCTGCCCGTCATGGAAGACGGCACGGTGGTGCTGGTCGGCGCCACGACGGAAAACCCGTCCTTCGAACTGAACGCCGCGCTGCTGTCCCGCGCGCGCGTACTGGTGTTCCGCTCGCTGGGTGAGGAGAGCATCGCCAAGCTTTTGGCGCGCGCGGAAGAAACCGAGGGCAGGGCGCTGCCGCTCGACGAGGAAGCGCGGGCCATGCTCATCCGCATGAGCGACGGCGACGGCCGCGCCTCGCTGACGCTGGCCGAGGAAGTCTGGCGCGCCGCCAAGCCGGGCGAGGTGTTCGGGCCGGAGGGCCTGCAGCGCGTCATCCAGCGCCGCGCGCCGATCTACGACAAGGGCCAGGATGGACACTACAACCTGATCTCGGCGCTGCACAAATCGGTGCGCGGTTCGGACCCCGACGCCGCGCTCTACTATCTCGCCCGCATGTTCGATGCCGGTGAGGATCCGCTCTATCTCGGCCGCCGGCTGGTGCGCATGGCGGTGGAGGATATCGGCTTGGCCGATCCGCAGGCGCTGGTCATCGCCAATGCCGCCAAGGACGCCTATGACTATCTCGGCTCTCCCGAGGGCGAGCTCGCCTTCGCCGAGGCCGCCGTCTATCTCGCCACCGCGCCGAAATCGAACGCCGTCTACACCGCCTTCAAGGCGGCGACACAGGCGGCCAAGGAGTTCGGCTCGCTGCTGCCGCCAAAACACATCCTCAACGCGCCGACAAAGCTGATGAAAGAGGAGGATTACGGCGCCGGCTACCGCTACGACCACGACGAGCCGGATGCCTTCTCCGGTCAGGACTATTTCCCGGAAAAGATGGGCCGCCGCACTTTCTACGATCCGCCCGAGCGTGGCTTCGAGCGCGATATCAGGAAGCGGCTGGAATACTGGGCAAAGCTGCGCAAAGAGCGGGAGTAA
- the rpsH gene encoding 30S ribosomal protein S8, protein MSLSDPLGDMLTRIRNAYGRKKSSVSTPASRLRARVLEVLKSEGYIRDYSQTDFDNGKSEIEIELKYFDGAPVVREIERVSKPGRRVYVSAKSIPHVANGLGIAILSTPKGVMADHEAREQNVGGEILCQIF, encoded by the coding sequence ATGTCATTGAGCGATCCTCTCGGCGATATGCTGACCCGCATCCGCAACGCCTATGGCCGCAAGAAGTCGAGCGTCTCGACTCCGGCCTCGCGTCTGCGCGCCCGCGTTCTCGAAGTGCTGAAGTCGGAAGGTTATATCCGCGACTACAGCCAGACCGACTTCGATAACGGCAAGTCGGAAATCGAGATCGAGCTGAAGTATTTCGACGGCGCTCCGGTCGTGCGCGAGATCGAGCGCGTCTCGAAGCCTGGCCGCCGCGTCTATGTCTCGGCCAAGTCGATTCCGCACGTCGCCAACGGCCTCGGCATCGCCATCCTTTCGACGCCGAAGGGCGTCATGGCCGACCACGAAGCGCGCGAGCAGAATGTCGGCGGCGAGATCCTCTGCCAGATCTTCTGA
- a CDS encoding DNA-directed RNA polymerase subunit alpha, with product MIQKNWQELIKPNKIEFSSKKKTLTTLVAEPLERGFGLTLGNALRRVLLSSLRGAAVTAVQIDGVLHEFSSIAGVREDVTDIVLNIKEIAIRMEGDGPKRMVVRKQGPGAVLAGDIQTVGDVEILNPDHVICTLDEGAEIRMEFTVDTGKGYVPAERNRAEDAPIGLIPVDSLYSPVKKVSYKVENTREGQVLDYDKLTMTIETDGSISGEDAVAFAARILQDQLALFVNFDEPQKEVAAEAVTELAFNPALLKKVDELELSVRSANCLKNDNIVYIGDLIQKTEAEMLRTPNFGRKSLNEIKEVLAAMGLHLGMEVPDWPPENIEDLAKRYEDQY from the coding sequence ATGATCCAGAAAAACTGGCAGGAACTGATCAAGCCGAACAAGATCGAGTTCTCGTCGAAGAAGAAGACGCTGACCACGCTGGTGGCAGAGCCGCTCGAACGCGGCTTCGGCCTCACCCTCGGCAACGCGCTGCGGCGCGTGCTTCTGTCTTCGCTGCGGGGCGCGGCCGTTACCGCCGTGCAGATCGACGGCGTGCTGCATGAATTCTCGTCCATCGCCGGCGTGCGCGAGGACGTGACCGACATCGTGCTCAACATCAAGGAAATCGCCATCCGCATGGAAGGCGATGGTCCCAAGCGCATGGTCGTGCGCAAGCAGGGCCCGGGCGCCGTGCTCGCCGGCGACATCCAGACCGTGGGCGACGTCGAGATCCTCAACCCCGACCACGTCATTTGCACGCTGGACGAGGGCGCCGAGATCCGCATGGAGTTCACCGTCGACACCGGCAAGGGCTACGTGCCGGCCGAGCGCAACCGCGCCGAGGACGCGCCGATCGGCCTGATCCCGGTCGACAGCCTCTATTCGCCGGTCAAGAAGGTCTCCTACAAGGTCGAGAACACCCGCGAGGGCCAGGTTCTCGACTATGACAAGCTGACCATGACGATCGAGACCGACGGTTCGATCTCGGGCGAGGACGCGGTGGCTTTCGCCGCCCGCATCCTGCAGGATCAGCTCGCCCTGTTCGTCAACTTCGACGAGCCGCAGAAGGAAGTCGCCGCCGAGGCCGTCACCGAGCTCGCCTTCAACCCGGCGCTGCTCAAGAAGGTCGACGAGCTGGAACTCTCGGTGCGTTCGGCCAACTGCCTGAAGAACGACAACATCGTCTATATCGGCGACCTGATCCAGAAGACCGAAGCCGAGATGCTGCGCACCCCGAACTTCGGCCGCAAGTCGCTGAACGAGATCAAGGAAGTGCTGGCAGCGATGGGCCTGCACCTCGGCATGGAAGTGCCGGACTGGCCGCCGGAAAACATCGAAGACCTCGCCAAGCGTTACGAAGACCAATATTGA